taatgaattaatgaAGCAGATAATGAGATTGGTTTAGTTAATTACCAAATCCGGCGACGCCGAGGGCAGAAGAGGCAGAACTCCTAGCATGAATGACGATGAGCTTGAAAGGGTGGTTGGTGCCGTGAGCAAAGAAATGGTCCAATGTCCACTCCAATGCATAAAAGCTATGTTCACTGTCGTCCACTGCAACTAGCATCAGCGGCTTCCCCTTGTTCTCACTACCTTCCGCCATTATCTTAATTACTCGCTAATTAATCCAAGTTAATCACTAATTATCAACAAAAACAGCAAGAAGATCCAAACTAATTAGTTCAGTGTGGGATTAACTTAGTTGGAGAGTGTGCTTGTGGTTGGTAACGGCTGTATAGGACAGGATAGTAGCTTGCTGTTGCTGAACATGGCGATGCTAtgtgtatacatatatatgcctAAATTGTTGGTAACTGTATCGAGGTCGTTACGCCCCTCGACTCGGTTTCTAACCGTCTGTGAATCAATGGCCTTGAGATGGCGGGACTTTCTGTGAGGTCCAATTTCATGGCTCATGTCAAAGCGGAGTGCCGGGCCAAGTATGATCCCTCTTTAGGAGCCTCCTAAAGCTAAGATATCTCATattctgtttcaaataggtCGAATCCAACCgaatcaaacaaaataaattagttaCAATTTGGTCTGATTTGGCATAGTATTACACTATTGAGTGTACAAATTGGAATAACACACTCAGAGTAGTTTAATTTGACCGATTTGAAAATAACATGAATTGAATTACGTTTAATTTGACTAGAGTTAAATGTAGTGAAATTATGAATCCCGCTAAAAGGTTGAGATTATGGCAAGGGTCTACAGTAGCCCTTCATTACCAAAAGAAAGGATGGTGGGAGCCAAATTGGGTCTGGAAACGTTTAAAAActttaattcaaattagaaTCCTGAGCTAAGCATCGGCCTCAACCCTCACATGCTTTAAGTTAAAGCAAGGCTTTTCCCAAACAAAATAAGTGTACCGCACGGATGATAGGGTAGGGAACGGAACAGAAAAGtggggtttttatttatttatttatacttttttataatataaaaaaatttaaagttggTCCACTTGGAGATCCACCAGCATTTATCAATGTCGACCCAATTACCAGAACAACAAACAAaccttattaaaaaaaaaccttgaagcaaaataaaataaaatattgaccttaagtaaaattaaaataagattattaaatgattttatgatAAAGTATATTTATGCAACCAAAAGTGTGTTTCATGATGCATCCGTCCGTTCATGTGGCCTCTTTCTCAAGTTTCGATTATGTTATGTTATTTTAGATTTACATTGCGTACAGATTAATTTTATGTTGATgtgaattattaattttgtcttactaatataatttatataataaaaatttgctCGAAATATCCATAATTATTTAGTAGACAATTATCAATACTTTTCCTCACCAAAATTTACGTTGAATTCATATATTGTTTGTGTCTCTGAAATAATTGTCACCTTTGGAAAATAGCAAAGgaaatatataaaagcacaaaGTTAGAAAAGCGAGGTCTTTTAGgaatttacaaaattaaagtCCTCCTAGAAAGGTACAGCAGCGCATAAATAATCTTGCTGTCATCATTCTATCACACTGTGTACGTTCCATCACCAAATGGCTGAATCGAGATTGGGAGGGTATTATTGACAATAACAAAAAGCTTGAGGCAGAGTACATccacgtatatatatatgcttattTGAACTTGAGACCGTAAAGTTTGACCTTtcagcattaaaaaaaagtttgaaattCCCCttcaatttaatattataGCTTGAGGCAAGGGCAATCGCCTTCATTCATCCTAAGAGCATTTTCAGCAGTTAAAGCTGAACTCGAGCTAGGGGGTTTCATCATCGGCATTTCATGTGTTCGAATGACTAATGCATTTGTTGTATATatagtataaatatataaaatacaattgtttttttgttagaaaaaatatatgataatCTAAAAAATAATGAGTAATGCAAACATGTGATGAAAAGTTATAGAGAGCATTGATAATGATgaataagtttttttgtttgttttttgttttggttgaaGAATGATGAAGAACGTATATATGTAATGTAAAATTGTAAATGAAATAAACAAGAAGGTACAAACTTTCATGTCTCATTTCGACTGAAAGTGCAAATCTCTAGTTAAACCGACCCGCACTACGACTTATTCTGTTGCCTGCTGATAGGCAGCAATTGTATAAAACTGCTGCACGAGCTCAATATATATTAGTAATTTTATTTAGCGCATCTGTACATAATTTTCAGAGCCAGAAGTCGCAGTCCCACCGTCCCAATCCAAGTCTGAAGTTGAGAAAAGATTCCAGCAATATATAAACACACTTACACTTAAATAAAGTGCATGTATATAccaatcaaattattttaatttaatctaaattacGATGAGAGGGATTCGAAATTGGGTTTAtactaattaaattattttaatttcaattcttaatattttcattaacTAAAgatattttttggtatttgaatgttttaccattctccggattttgctttatatacAGATAAAAGGTTAGCACGTTCCCTTTTATATTATCCGAttcgtttttatattttattaggtcCCGTTTGGTTCACAGAATGGATTTGAAGGGAAATCACTTCCCATGTCATTTTCCAATGAATGAGAATGAAAGATTCATTTTTCACGTTTGGTAATGTCGGGAAAGTAACCGAGAGATTtcactttgttttctttcccatgtttgttttgagtatgaatgaaaaataaagtttgtataatttttcaattatacccatattaaatcaaacaaacaaaaaattcatttaatGATAcgttgtaattctaaattgttcatagggacaaaatagtcatgaaaattGTACATTGAATGTtagctcattttcccaaactttcccatgaggagagaaaacaaaacccaagttaagagaagggcttcactttcccccctACTTTCCTATGTGCTAAGCAACAATTTCCCATGcatggacttaccaaacatgagaaagcaATTGAATTCCCATTCCTAAGCCTcatttcccatgaaccaaatggGGCCTTAAGAGTTTGCTTTGACATTTGATTTGAGGTGGTTgagtgtattttaataatttcttAACTTGAAACATATTATTCTCCTATTAGGATTGTTGTATTAGTTTTTGTTAGTTGAAtgatttctatttttaattttcagacAGGATCTTATGAATCTCAGTTTGCTTAATTAACAAACAGGCAAACGCGCcctaaacaataaaataattacatcAAAATTTGAGGGAGGACGAGCCACCTCAATAATGCCCTCAAACACCATTTTCATTCCATAATAGTAATTTTGCaaacagtcctgatctcttggacccctgtagtccaagagatttatggtcactcaccgttggatgtaaattcaacggttgacttgaatcgggtaataatcatttatgtcatattgcatttatatatgggattaatatccaacggtgggtgaccacaatctcttggactcctgtggtccaagagatcgggactgattttgcaaaacccaaaaaaaaaagaggaaaaataatgagaaaatggagaaatgaattgtgtttttttttttccttgtttgagaaattttattttttcctcttaataTTGCACTTTTATccccataaataaataaaaaaagaaggagaaaaatacCCATCAACCCTCAAtgaaaatttcctttttatttttgttgggtcatgagacaaaaaagaaaaagaaaaagattttcaTTATTGTTGGTGGTGGAGGGAGGGAGTGGACGTTTTGAGTTTCCGCGGCAagcaaataaaagaaaatccaagGGTATTTGCGTCAGCTCACATTAAATTTATTCCAGTCTGTCGTCCGAAGGCTCTGAACCGTCCATCCGAGCTCCAAACCGAAAATTAGCAACAACTTTGAGGGCGTATCAGTCTTTTTAGATTAATTCAATTTTGCGAAGAGCCgttttaataattttgaaaattataatGTACCAAATGACAATTATAACGACATCGCTCTCTAACTCTCTCTCCTGTTGTCGCAGAAAGATTATTTTATAATCTAAGCAAGGCGtacactttctctctcttctgtgGAGCCCCTTGCCATCATCAATTCAACCCCCATTTTTCTGAAACCAAATTCCAACACACCCTTCCCTCTTTACAATCGAATTAGGGTTTTGCTTTTCCCAATTCGTTTGCAGATCTGATCCCAATATCGCATTCTTTTGAGATTATTGAGAAGCCACAGATCCTGGTCGCGTAATTGTTTTGCTTCCTTCTGTTCCGGTACGTTTAATCGTAAATGTGAGAAACTGATTGATTTTCTACGTTGCTCGGCGTGGGATTCTGTGATCAGATTTGGTTGAATTGCAGATTCTGAGGATTTGAATCGCATTTCCGTTGGAATTTTACTTTCATGCCCTGCTTTGAATTCAACTTCTCCCCACCTCGTGAGTATATATGATCCCATGCAAATCAATATGCTATAATTTCGTTGAAATTCTTATGCCTTTTGGATTGCACGTATATATAAATGCATTTGTGTGGTTTGTTTCTGTGAAGCGGTTGTTGGAATATAGATCTTGAAAATTGGCTCCTCAAAGACGGTCGCAGCGCCACATGGGTGGCCAGATGCAGCAGAGCAATGCCGCCGCGGCTACTGCTCTGTACGACCACGCCACCGGCGCCCCTGCCGGGCCTCTGCACAATGCGGGGCCTGCCAGCGATGCTGGTGATGCAGTCATGGCCCGGTGGCTCCAGTCCGCTGGGTTACAGCATCTGGCCTCACCATTGGCTTCCACGGGAATCGACAACCGTATGCTCCCCAATCTCCTCATGCAGGTATTATATTCATAGCCATTGCCTATGTGATTGTGCTATCTTATCCGCTTTTTTCATGTGGAATTACATGATGACTAAGCGTTTGATATTGTTATAGGGTTATGGCGCTCAATCTGCTGAAGAGAAACAGAGGCTTTTGAAATTAATGCGAAACCTCAATTTTAATGGGGAGTCTGGTTCTGAGCCATATACACCTACTGCGCAAACTTCAGGTGGGGCTACATTGGATGGTTTGTATTCTCCGGAGTTCAGGGGGGATTTTGGAGCTGGGCTGTTGGACCTTCATGCTATGGATGATACAGAGCTTCTGTCTGAGGTATggtcatttaaaaaattcataatgtTCCGTGTTTAACTTAGCTGGGAAGTTCTGCATGGATTGGTCTTAAAACATTAATAACGATGAAGTACGAGATTGGCTACTGGGTGCTGTCAAAGGACGAGATTGGTTACTAATCCCTGACATTGAGTcgttttgtttgaagttgcTTTACAACATTCCATGTTGTTATTCGGTGATATGTGCTGGAATTCAGACCCGTTATGCACTTGGGAATATCAAGTTGTGACATCAGTATTTTATAATGATAAATTGGTCTGAATTTGTGGCCAAATTTTTGTGAgctaaatattttaattaaattgtgAATTCAGGATGGGTTGATGGGGATTCCCTGGAAATTCACTCACTTGTTAGGGTAATTTCTCTTGGATTGCTGTTTTGTTTCTATGTGAATTTTACTTGTGAATAGGttcttcaatttaaatttgttttgtaaaacTTGTAACATCTCTGATTCTAGCCAGTACATTATCATTTTTGTTCCCTTTACCTATTTGTTATTGGTCCTTGTTTTCttgtgatatatatttatagctGCATAGTGAAAAGAGTTAAATCCTCACCTACTTTTGAAATGTTGTGCTTACTGTCTTGGGGTCTGTTCTTTACCTTTTTCTTGAGTTATGATCAATGAGACTGCTTTGTGTCTGCCTAGGATATTTTTTTACTTCCTACTCTGTTGCTTTATTTGTTAATAAAATGCAATATTGTTTTCATGTTCAGCATGTCATCCCCGAACCCTTTGAGCCATCGCCATTTATGCCTGGTGGTAAAGCATTTGATGATGAATTCAATTTGACAAGTGGTAGGCAGCAAAGAGTACTACCTGATCCAGATGCATCAGTTCCAGTAGCCCAGAGTGAAAAGGAGAGCACAAAGGAAACTAATGTGGCTAAGATTAAAGTTGTGGTATGTGTTTCATTTCGCAGCTGAGTGCTGCGCTTGTGTATTGTTGTGGTTATATCATGTTGTTGATGACTTGGTACCTAATTTCTATATGAATGCTTTGGGTCTTAACATATATCAATCTTGGCATCTGATCCTGTGTGTGATTTGAAGGCATATGATGGAATAtcatgttattattttgtgtgaaacttttaaattttttgtgttctaATGGGTATATTAGGTACGCAAAAGACCTTTAAATAAGAAGGAGCTTTCGCGGAAGGAGGAGGATATTGTTTCTGTGTATGACAATGCTTATTTGACAGTCCACGAACCCAAACTAAAGGTTTGTTCTCAGCAACCAGATGCCACTTAAAATTTCTGGccgaattttgttttggaaattgaagtCTCTTTCTTGCGCATATTCTGTTTTGGGTTTTACATTTTTGGTCATGTAATAGGTGGACTTGACTGCATACGTGGAGAAgcatgaattttgttttgacgCTGTTCTGAATGAGTATGTTTCAAATGATGAGGTAATATATATCTTTTTGTACATGGAAGTGTGTAAATCTTGACTTAATATTTCCTTTGATGTTTAGGATACTGTTGCTCATTAGGCATGGTCCTCATGTGCATGTTCCTCTATGATTGTTTCCCGGTTGGATAAAAAAGGTTTAACCAGTTGAAATGCTTTATGAAACAGGTATACCGGGCTACTGTAGAACCAATTATTCCCATTATTTTTGAGCGAACAAAGGCTACTTGTTTTGCTTATGGTCAAACAGGTAGGTGGTGTATATAATCTGTCCATGTCATACACTACTTGATTATCAGTTTATCCTTGTTGAAACTTTATTCTTTTCATCTGTATATATGACAGTCATCAAAATGCAGTATCATTGGTTGAGTAATGACCttgtgatatatattttcttttcatctgTATATATGACAGTCACCAAAATGCAGTATCATTGGTTGAGTAATGACCTTgtgatatatatttaaataattataattccaAATCATATTCCATTCTTCCCTAGTCAAAGTTTGACTGCTAAGTTTGTCCTTCCTTTAAGCTTTATATACTCTTAGAAAGTTACCAATAGACAAAATTCAGGTTTTCATGCTTGTCAGATCTATTCACTTTGTTTTGGGGGCTCCGAGACATTATGTTTGTGGCTCATTTCTGGTGCCACTTAGTGGTTTTACTTGTTGCTATGTGATCCTTTTCAATCATGTTAAATGTCTTCTGTACTGAAAATACTAACAAGATTTGAATTACAGGTAGTGGCAAGACATTCACAATGCAACCGTTACCTATCAGGGCTGCAGAAGACCTGGTCAGATTGTTACATCAGCCAGTTTACCGTAACCAGAGATTCAAATTGTGGCTTAGCTACTTTGAGATTTATGGAGGAAAGCTCTTTGATCTTCTCAGTGAGAGGAAGTATATCTCTTTGTTTGACtggttcttttattttaatgttatGATGGTATTtgaaaattagtttgtttttTGCCAAAAATACTGTtctatttgtttgtttctaatttttaacTTTAAATTGCTACGACATTGGAATGGGATTTGGACTAATGACATCCTCCTTTAAGGAAAGGTATAGGCTTGTAGATACCCTCAGGGGATACCTATGTTCTAGAATGATCCTTTGGATTGCAGAGGGTAGCTATGTGTGTTAGTGCATAATAATGGTCTAGCTGAGTATAGGACAGGGCGTAAGACACATAGTTTTGTGTGTGAAGGATTCATTTGTGTAACTACCAATGATGTTGCAATGGTTTGAAGCATGTCATATTTCAGTTACTAAGGCATCAGTTGTCCATTTTCACCAAGTATTAAATTTCatgtgaattttttgggcAATGTTTGCGGAAAGCATCTAATTATTACTAGTTGGGTTATGTGGTATAATTTTAGAATGGGTGTTCTGATTACGTGCAAGCATTTGTTTCTATTTGCATTATGCATCATCTTATTTTATATGACAGCACAtttatttgcatttttttagAGATGCATAATAATGCACATATGCATGTGAATTTTGGTTCACTTGGTGGTCTACTGCTGTAATTATGTTATGACATAAATGACTTCATTTCTTTGCAATAGGAAACTTTGTATGAGAGAAGATGGACGGCAACAAGTTTGCATTGTTGGACTGCAAGAATTTGAAGTTTCAGATGTACAAATTGTTAAAGAATATATTGAGAGAGGGAATGCTGCTAGAAGTACAGGGTCAACTGGTGCTAATGAAGAGTCTTCTAGGTCTCATGCTATTTTACAACTCGTTGTGAAAAAGCACAGTGAGGTAAAAGATTCTAGGCGGAACAATGATGGAAATGAATCTAGAAGTGGGAAGGTTGTGGGGAAGATCTCTTTCATCGATCTTGCTGGTAGTGAAAGGGGTGCTGACACCACTGATAATGACCGACAAACAAGGTAATCTTCCAACTTTTTTAGGCCATCggcttttctttcttcttgtttctctATGATTTTGGCGTTTGGTGATATAATTGTACTTGCAAATCCGTCATTGGGCTAAGTGTGATGCCTGGGCAGGTTTTAAGAAGGCCCATGGTGTCAATAGTACTaaagaaaatcagaaattgttcTTGGGTGTACCTATTCCATCAGGATAATGCTTCTTAGGCTACCGTTGTTCTTTCTCACATTCATTGTAATGTCAGTACTGTTATGATGATTTACTGACTACTGAATTTGTTGAACCAAAATGGGTCATTGCAGAATTGAGGGAGCA
The window above is part of the Prunus dulcis chromosome 1, ALMONDv2, whole genome shotgun sequence genome. Proteins encoded here:
- the LOC117616390 gene encoding kinesin-like protein KIN-13A; protein product: MGGQMQQSNAAAATALYDHATGAPAGPLHNAGPASDAGDAVMARWLQSAGLQHLASPLASTGIDNRMLPNLLMQGYGAQSAEEKQRLLKLMRNLNFNGESGSEPYTPTAQTSGGATLDGLYSPEFRGDFGAGLLDLHAMDDTELLSEHVIPEPFEPSPFMPGGKAFDDEFNLTSGRQQRVLPDPDASVPVAQSEKESTKETNVAKIKVVVRKRPLNKKELSRKEEDIVSVYDNAYLTVHEPKLKVDLTAYVEKHEFCFDAVLNEYVSNDEVYRATVEPIIPIIFERTKATCFAYGQTGSGKTFTMQPLPIRAAEDLVRLLHQPVYRNQRFKLWLSYFEIYGGKLFDLLSERKKLCMREDGRQQVCIVGLQEFEVSDVQIVKEYIERGNAARSTGSTGANEESSRSHAILQLVVKKHSEVKDSRRNNDGNESRSGKVVGKISFIDLAGSERGADTTDNDRQTRIEGAEINKSLLALKECIRALDNDQIHIPFRGSKLTEVLRDSFVGNSRTVMISCISPNAGSCEHTLNTLRYADRVKSLSKGGNARKDQAVNSLPPTIKDVSSTSSTLVSAEVEDAREQRQEVKVADTGRRAVEKESFTYIPTVEFDKQPAKLSSSNPISIREESGVASGVMDRERFEINNSYGDSYSQKMLYYSQNSGDTEEKVQKVSPPRRKVTKDEKSEKLGNWLKKGGSDLSTASSKQQNTGNYNTSNVGSKQSEPQLPDGHINAILEEEEALIAAHRKEIEDTMEIVREEMKLLAEVDQPGSLIDNYVTQLSFVLSRKAAGLVSLQARLARFQHRLKEQEILSRKRGPR